A portion of the Vespula vulgaris chromosome 24, iyVesVulg1.1, whole genome shotgun sequence genome contains these proteins:
- the LOC127072190 gene encoding putative phospholipase B-like lamina ancestor — protein MLKVVGASWLQTRISTYILVAVALLGIGAIILGEFGHVEKDGTYSATVSWNHKGGYRIDFWGQGNDLTSIPLNAARAYYKTGILENGWSIIEIETSVKYPDTVQAYAAGLLEGSLTWQLIHHHWYNTINVICDKNPVECRKSRRYLRENAAIIRERSDLLESKDSFWHMVRLFYAQLDGLEAGWRFAVRRSRQSAELQSEDFLWLAMASDLSDVDSTIINGSNISIGEKGMIFLKALNRENKEPLIAIGHNTAAPYAKMLRLLKRYKFNYHILPTSKNVARIPSRSIIMSSYPGALSSHDEFYLMTAENRELIIAGMPLSVSKRDPWNFVNLEDQVMSSIRIMAANRLATDSESWSKILAFENGGNSMHQWITFEPRSNNVWFVEQLGSITHAVDYSKDFIENGVVLCTGLPHFQEIKEAAGPINENDLLIRRRYLMDLQENVTIMEHVREFMRGYSGQDEKSTVENTNESFHLNLSQIRTYRGDLEKPPLPLGVIDSKIIAADVNGLEIFEATSGPVRFNELTSAFQWSRSFPNISHVMGQPDIFDFDSVIPLWVWI, from the exons ATGCTGAAGGTAGTGGGCGCTTCTTGGCTGCAAACACGCATCTCCACGTACATTCTTGTCGCCGTTGCTCTTCTTGGCATCGGTGCAATAATACTCGGTGAATTTGGACA CGTTGAGAAGGATGGAACGTATTCAGCAACTGTGTCGTGGAATCACAAGGGAGGATACCGTATTGACTTTTGGGGCCAAGGCAATGATCTTACTTCTATTCCATTAAATGCCGCACGTGCATATTACAAAACTGGAATTTTAGAAAATGG GTGGTCTATCATTGAAATTGAAACATCTGTAAAATATCCGGACACAGTACAAGCGTATGCAGCAGGTCTTTTGGAAGGTAGTTTAACTTGGCAATTAATACACCATCATTGGTACAACACCATCAATGTAATATGCGATAAGAACCCAGTTGAATGCCGGAAATCACGACGTTATCTTCGCGAGAATGCAGCTATAATACGTGAACGATCCGATTTGTTAGAATCTAAGGACTCGTTTTGGCATATG GTACGCTTATTTTATGCACAATTGGATGGTTTGGAAGCTGGTTGGCGTTTCGCCGTTCGTCGAAGTCGTCAATCAGCGGAATTACAATCGGAAGATTTTCTTTGGCTGGCAATGGCTTCTGATTTATCAGATGTCGACTCGACAATAATCAATGGATCGAATATATCAATCGGTGAAAAAGGCATGATTTTTCTTAAAGCACTTAACAGAGAAAATAAGGAACCTCTGATCGCTATTGGACATAATACTGCTGCACC atacgcCAAAATGTTAAGACTCTTGAAAagatacaaatttaattatcatatattgcCTACGTCAAAAAACGTAGCTCGAATACCGAGTCGATCGATCATCATGTCCTCTTATCCTGGAGCATTATCCTCGCACGATGAGTTTTATTTAATGACGGCTGAAAATCGAGAGTTGATAATTGCTGGTATGCCATTGTCAGTATCGAAGCGTGATCCATGGAACTTTGTCAATCTGGAAGATCAA GTAATGTCGTCCATCAGAATAATGGCAGCAAATCGTTTGGCAACCGATAGTGAATCCTGGTCTAAAATATTAGCATTTGAAAATGGTGGTAATTCGATGCATCAATGGATCACGTTTGAGCCAAGATCCAACAATGTTTGGTTCGTAGAACAGTTAGGAAGTATCACTCACGCTGTTGATTACTCAAAAGATTTCATAGAGAATGGTGTTGTACTTTGCACCGGTTTACCACATTTCCAAGAGATAAAGGAAGCAGCTGGTCCTATCAACGAGAATGATCTTTTAATAAGGAGACGTTATTTGATGGATTTGCAAGAGAACGTTACCATCATGGAACATGTCAGGGAGTTCATGCGAGGTTACAGCGGCCAAGATGAGAAGTCTACTGTAGAGAATACTAATGAaagttttcatttaaatttatcacAAATCCGAACTTACAGAGGTGACTTGGAGAAACCGCCATTACCATTGGGTGTCATCGATAGTAAAATTATAGCGGCTGACGTTAACGGACTCGAGATCTTTGAGGCAACTTCCGGTCCTGTTCGTTTCAACGAGCTAACTTCTGCTTTCCAATGGTCTCGATCTTTTCCAAATATTTCACACGTCATGGGTCAACCGGACATCTTTGATTTCGACAGCGTTATACCTTTGTGGGTTTGGATTTAA